One Sphaerisporangium krabiense DNA segment encodes these proteins:
- a CDS encoding DoxX family protein, giving the protein MFAAYATITIFASLLFGSAAVIYLIGHEFPKAQLDMKGLPRSWAPVLGAMLALGALGLPGGFAIPLLGTLAAYSLVLYFTGALLAHLRVGSRKLGNWALFFATAVAALGASLLYHWS; this is encoded by the coding sequence ATGTTCGCCGCCTACGCGACGATCACCATCTTCGCCTCGCTGCTGTTCGGCAGCGCGGCGGTCATCTACCTGATCGGACACGAATTCCCGAAGGCCCAACTGGACATGAAGGGCCTGCCGCGCTCATGGGCACCCGTCCTGGGCGCGATGCTGGCGCTGGGCGCGTTGGGATTGCCGGGCGGATTCGCCATCCCCCTGCTGGGGACTCTGGCCGCCTACAGCCTCGTGCTGTACTTCACCGGCGCGCTCCTCGCGCACCTGCGAGTAGGGTCACGCAAGCTGGGAAACTGGGCCCTCTTCTTCGCCACCGCGGTGGCCGCACTGGGCGCGAGCCTGCTCTACCACTGGTCGTGA
- a CDS encoding extracellular solute-binding protein produces MRRGISAAAVAAALALAVSACGGEESPRQAAPASDPAAVSGQVTWWDTSDATNEAPVFQEVLKDFTAKYPKIKVNYVNVPFADAQNKFKTAAQSGSGAPDVLRAEVGWVAEFASLGYLAPLDGTQALDKPEEFLPSPAGSGKYAGKTYAVPQVTDTLGLLYNKELLKKAGHDAPPKTFAELKQTALDVKTKAGADGLALNVDAYFLLPFIYGEGGDLLDVAGKKITVAAPASLAGVKVVEDLIASGAAAKPAIQDSYTNAETAFKEGKVAMIFNGPWSNTDNLGGAVFKDKPHDFGIAPVPAGSAKAGSPTGGHDYAVYAGSGDLDASYLFVRYMASAETQARIAGKLGLLPTRRPAYTLPEAQANPMIAKWQEPMAAAVERPWIPEGGQLFQPLLEGYQKLAAGQRPAEPMLKDVAKAYQGLLKGWSL; encoded by the coding sequence ATGCGGCGAGGCATCTCGGCCGCGGCGGTCGCCGCGGCGCTCGCGCTGGCGGTCTCCGCCTGCGGCGGCGAGGAATCCCCCCGGCAGGCCGCACCGGCCTCCGACCCGGCCGCCGTCTCCGGCCAGGTGACATGGTGGGACACCTCCGACGCCACCAACGAGGCGCCGGTCTTCCAGGAAGTGCTGAAGGACTTCACGGCGAAGTACCCCAAGATCAAGGTCAACTACGTCAACGTCCCCTTCGCCGACGCGCAGAACAAGTTCAAGACCGCCGCGCAGAGCGGCTCCGGCGCCCCCGACGTGCTGCGCGCCGAGGTCGGCTGGGTGGCCGAGTTCGCCTCCCTCGGCTACCTGGCGCCCCTGGACGGCACCCAGGCCCTCGACAAGCCCGAGGAGTTCCTGCCGAGCCCGGCGGGCAGCGGGAAGTACGCCGGCAAGACCTATGCCGTGCCCCAGGTCACCGACACGCTCGGCCTCCTCTACAACAAGGAGCTGCTGAAGAAGGCCGGGCACGACGCCCCGCCGAAGACCTTCGCCGAGCTCAAGCAGACCGCCCTGGACGTCAAGACCAAGGCCGGCGCCGACGGCCTCGCGCTCAACGTCGACGCCTACTTCCTGCTGCCGTTCATCTACGGCGAGGGCGGCGACCTGCTGGACGTCGCCGGCAAGAAGATCACCGTGGCCGCGCCCGCGTCGCTGGCGGGCGTCAAGGTCGTCGAGGACCTGATCGCCTCCGGCGCGGCGGCCAAGCCCGCCATCCAGGACAGCTACACCAACGCCGAGACCGCCTTCAAGGAAGGCAAGGTCGCGATGATCTTCAACGGCCCGTGGTCGAACACCGACAACCTCGGCGGCGCCGTCTTCAAGGACAAGCCGCACGACTTCGGGATCGCGCCCGTCCCCGCCGGATCGGCGAAGGCGGGCTCCCCGACCGGCGGCCACGACTACGCGGTCTACGCGGGCTCCGGCGATCTCGACGCCTCCTACCTGTTCGTCCGGTACATGGCCTCCGCGGAGACCCAGGCGAGGATCGCCGGGAAGCTCGGCCTGCTCCCCACCCGCCGCCCCGCCTACACCCTGCCGGAGGCGCAGGCCAACCCCATGATCGCCAAGTGGCAGGAGCCGATGGCCGCCGCGGTCGAGCGCCCCTGGATCCCCGAGGGCGGCCAGCTCTTCCAGCCGCTGCTGGAGGGCTACCAGAAGCTCGCCGCCGGGCAGCGGCCCGCCGAGCCGATGCTGAAGGACGTCGCCAAGGCGTACCAGGGGCTGCTCAAGGGCTGGAGCCTGTGA
- a CDS encoding glycoside hydrolase family 13 protein — protein MTDAVTHAETGEVREATRWWRDAVIYQVYVRSFADGNGDGIGDLLGVRGRLAYLAGLGVDAVWLTPFYTSPMADFGYDVADYRDVDPVFGTLADARALIEDAHRHGLRIITDVVPNHTSDRHAWFQEALRAGPGAAARDRYVFRPGRGRDGGLPPNDWESVFGGPAWTRLPDGEWYLHLFAAEQPDLNWDHPEVHAEFEAIMRFWLDLGVDGFRVDVAHGMVKAPGLPDIGVSGQTEMLGTAVLPYFDQDGVHEIHRRWRRLLDSYDGERIGVAEAWAPTQERLALYVRPDELHQAFNFHFLKTPWDAVALRAVIDESLAGAALVGAPSTWVLSNHDVKRHVTRYGDGDLGLRRARAAALLMLALPGSAYVYQGEELGLPEVLDLPEEVCQDPQRLRAPGDGRDGCRVPMPWAHAEPPFGFSPPGIADTWLPVPATWGPLTVESQLADPGSTLALYRAALRLRREHPGLGDGGLTWHASPPGTLVFSRGDGFLCTVNTGPAPVALPRPGRLLLGSAPMEEGGVVRLPSDSCAWWEPGDA, from the coding sequence ATGACCGACGCCGTGACCCACGCCGAGACCGGTGAGGTCCGCGAGGCCACCCGCTGGTGGCGCGACGCGGTGATCTACCAGGTCTACGTCCGCAGCTTCGCCGACGGCAACGGCGACGGGATCGGCGACCTGCTCGGGGTGCGCGGCCGGCTCGCCTACCTGGCCGGGCTCGGCGTGGACGCCGTCTGGCTCACGCCGTTCTACACCTCGCCGATGGCCGACTTCGGGTACGACGTCGCCGACTACCGCGACGTCGACCCGGTCTTCGGCACGCTCGCCGACGCCCGCGCCCTCATCGAGGACGCCCACCGGCACGGCCTGCGCATCATCACCGACGTCGTGCCCAACCACACCTCCGACCGGCACGCCTGGTTCCAGGAGGCGCTGCGGGCCGGCCCCGGCGCCGCCGCGCGGGACCGGTACGTCTTCCGGCCGGGCCGCGGCCGGGACGGCGGGCTGCCGCCCAACGACTGGGAGTCGGTCTTCGGGGGACCCGCCTGGACGCGGCTGCCCGACGGCGAGTGGTACCTGCACCTGTTCGCCGCCGAGCAGCCCGACCTCAACTGGGACCACCCCGAGGTCCACGCCGAGTTCGAGGCGATCATGCGCTTCTGGCTCGACCTCGGCGTGGACGGCTTCCGCGTCGACGTGGCCCACGGCATGGTCAAGGCCCCCGGGCTGCCCGACATCGGGGTGAGCGGGCAGACCGAGATGCTCGGCACCGCCGTGCTGCCCTACTTCGACCAGGACGGCGTCCACGAGATCCACCGCCGCTGGCGCCGCCTCCTCGACTCCTACGACGGGGAGCGCATCGGCGTCGCCGAGGCGTGGGCGCCCACCCAGGAGCGCCTCGCCCTCTACGTCCGTCCGGACGAGCTGCACCAGGCGTTCAACTTCCACTTCCTGAAGACCCCCTGGGACGCGGTGGCGCTGCGCGCCGTCATCGACGAGTCCCTGGCCGGGGCCGCCCTCGTCGGCGCGCCGAGCACGTGGGTGCTGTCCAACCACGACGTCAAGCGGCACGTCACCCGCTACGGGGACGGCGACCTCGGCCTGCGCAGGGCCCGCGCGGCGGCGCTGCTGATGCTCGCCCTGCCCGGCTCCGCCTACGTCTACCAGGGCGAGGAGCTCGGCCTCCCGGAGGTGCTCGACCTGCCGGAGGAGGTCTGCCAGGACCCGCAGCGGCTGCGCGCCCCCGGCGACGGCCGCGACGGCTGCCGCGTGCCCATGCCCTGGGCCCACGCCGAGCCGCCGTTCGGGTTCAGCCCGCCCGGCATCGCCGACACCTGGCTCCCCGTCCCCGCCACCTGGGGCCCGCTCACCGTGGAATCCCAGCTCGCCGACCCCGGCTCCACCCTGGCGCTGTACCGGGCCGCGCTGCGGCTGCGGCGCGAACACCCCGGCCTCGGGGACGGCGGCCTCACCTGGCACGCCTCGCCTCCCGGCACCCTGGTCTTCTCCCGGGGCGACGGCTTCCTCTGCACGGTCAACACCGGCCCCGCCCCCGTCGCGCTGCCCCGCCCCGGCCGCCTCCTGCTCGGCAGCGCCCCCATGGAGGAGGGCGGCGTCGTCCGGCTCCCGTCCGACTCCTGCGCGTGGTGGGAGCCCGGTGATGCGTAA
- a CDS encoding sugar ABC transporter permease has protein sequence MTAGRGGSRGAGASLALHATLVVASLVAVFPVAWLVLTSIKPRDAWQSSRVEMFHDPTLANYAQVLGDTAFPRWLVNSLFVAALTTVLGVLLAATTGYAVSRFRFPGFRSIMWMLLVTQMFPVATLIVPIYNLLAALGLVNQFPGLVIAYLTTTVPFCAWMMKGYFDTVPVEIDEAGRVDGLTPFGTFWRLILPLSRPGLAVAAFYSFITAWAEVAYATAFMTGDDKYTLAVGLGQFVGQHKAEWGLLTASSVLIAVPAAVVFLLVQRHLVTGLTAGATKA, from the coding sequence GTGACGGCAGGTCGCGGAGGTTCGCGCGGGGCCGGCGCGTCCCTGGCCCTGCACGCCACGCTGGTCGTGGCGAGCCTCGTGGCGGTCTTCCCCGTCGCGTGGCTCGTGCTGACCTCCATCAAGCCGCGCGACGCCTGGCAGTCCAGCCGGGTGGAAATGTTCCACGACCCCACCCTGGCCAACTACGCGCAGGTGCTCGGGGACACCGCCTTCCCGCGCTGGCTGGTCAACTCGCTGTTCGTCGCGGCGCTGACCACCGTGCTCGGCGTGCTGCTCGCGGCCACCACCGGGTACGCCGTCAGCCGCTTCCGCTTCCCCGGCTTCCGCTCGATCATGTGGATGCTGCTGGTCACGCAGATGTTCCCCGTGGCCACCCTGATCGTGCCGATCTACAACCTGCTGGCCGCGCTCGGGCTGGTCAACCAGTTCCCCGGGCTGGTCATCGCCTACCTCACCACCACCGTCCCCTTCTGCGCCTGGATGATGAAGGGCTACTTCGACACCGTCCCCGTCGAGATCGACGAGGCCGGGCGGGTGGACGGGCTCACGCCGTTCGGCACGTTCTGGCGGCTGATCCTGCCGCTGTCCAGGCCCGGCCTCGCCGTCGCCGCGTTCTACTCCTTCATCACCGCGTGGGCGGAGGTGGCGTACGCGACCGCGTTCATGACCGGCGACGACAAGTACACTCTCGCCGTCGGGCTCGGGCAGTTCGTCGGCCAGCACAAGGCGGAGTGGGGCCTGCTCACCGCGTCCTCGGTGCTGATCGCCGTGCCCGCCGCCGTGGTGTTCCTCCTCGTGCAGCGCCACCTCGTCACCGGCCTCACCGCCGGCGCCACCAAGGCGTGA
- a CDS encoding ABC transporter ATP-binding protein translates to MSTVVLDSVTKVYPGGHLAVDRMSLRAEEGELLVLLGPSGCGKSTLLRMIAGLEEITSGDLYLDGRHANDLVPRDRDVAMVFQNGALYPHRTVRRNLSFPLEIAKADPALVRERVVELSRALHIDETLDRRPGTLSGGQRQRVAMGRAIVRQPSLFLMDEPLSNLDAGMRTELRMEISSLVRALGVTTIYVTHDQVEALTLADRIAIMNRGVLQDVGTPGQIYNDPATAFVASFLSSQQLNLLSATVRTPQNQYIMLDFGLHQITMPWTDPRAYAVSQHTGSQIIVGIRPDGLTPIGEGVDGPFFSGRVRTLEYHGHEWLAYLEVGIPAVPAPEPPHRQNGNGGGDGNGHGDAGGGRIRSMMRRLLATGDERPDQEIAVGSGHHRRADLVVRLGARPAWRAGEHGRVSVDLSRLMLFTVEGNRIDPPRR, encoded by the coding sequence ATGAGTACCGTCGTTCTCGACAGCGTGACGAAGGTGTACCCGGGGGGGCATCTCGCGGTCGATCGAATGAGCCTGCGCGCGGAAGAGGGGGAACTTCTCGTCCTGCTCGGGCCATCCGGCTGTGGCAAGTCGACGCTGCTGCGCATGATCGCCGGGCTTGAGGAGATCACGTCCGGCGATCTCTATCTCGACGGTCGGCACGCCAACGATCTCGTCCCACGGGACCGCGACGTCGCGATGGTCTTCCAGAACGGCGCGCTCTACCCGCACAGGACCGTGCGCCGCAACCTCTCGTTCCCCCTGGAGATCGCCAAGGCCGACCCCGCGCTGGTCAGGGAGCGGGTGGTCGAGCTCTCTCGCGCGCTGCACATCGACGAGACCCTCGACCGCCGTCCTGGAACGCTCTCCGGCGGCCAGCGGCAGCGCGTGGCCATGGGCAGGGCCATCGTGCGCCAGCCGTCGCTGTTCCTGATGGACGAGCCGCTGTCGAACCTCGACGCCGGCATGCGCACCGAGCTGCGCATGGAGATCTCCTCGCTCGTGCGCGCCCTCGGCGTGACGACGATCTACGTGACGCACGACCAGGTCGAGGCCCTGACGCTGGCCGACCGCATCGCGATCATGAACCGCGGCGTGCTGCAGGACGTCGGCACCCCCGGCCAGATCTACAACGACCCGGCGACGGCGTTCGTGGCCTCCTTCCTCAGCTCCCAGCAGCTCAACCTGCTCTCGGCCACGGTGCGCACCCCGCAGAACCAGTACATCATGCTGGACTTCGGCCTCCACCAGATCACGATGCCGTGGACCGACCCCCGCGCCTACGCCGTCTCCCAGCACACCGGCAGCCAGATCATCGTCGGGATCCGCCCGGACGGCCTGACGCCGATCGGCGAGGGCGTGGACGGCCCCTTCTTCAGCGGGCGGGTCAGGACGCTGGAGTACCACGGCCACGAGTGGCTGGCCTACCTGGAGGTCGGCATCCCCGCGGTGCCCGCGCCGGAGCCGCCGCACCGCCAGAACGGCAACGGCGGCGGCGACGGCAACGGCCACGGCGACGCGGGCGGCGGGAGGATCCGCTCGATGATGCGGCGCCTGCTGGCCACCGGCGACGAGCGCCCCGATCAGGAGATCGCCGTGGGCAGCGGCCACCACCGCAGGGCCGACCTGGTCGTGCGGCTCGGCGCCCGCCCGGCCTGG
- a CDS encoding LacI family DNA-binding transcriptional regulator: MNGNARLADIAAQAGVSEATVSRVLNGRSGVSANTRRLVLTALDLMGYERPQRLRQRSNGLIGLVTPELDNPIFPAFAQAVERSLTQHGYTPVLCTQSPGGAPEDEFTELLLERDVSGIVYVSGLHADTTARMDRYTRLVDRGLPIVLIDGYSERVEAPFISPDDRLAARLAVRHLVDLGHRRIGLAVGQRRFVPVIRKIEGFAAALADLLGVADCEPFVRHSLFSVEGGQAAASALIEAGCTAIVCASDLMALGAIRAARDRGLSVPGEVSVVGFDDSPLIPFTDPPLTTIRKPIGPMAVAAVQTLLEGIAGAPPKNLELVFQPELIVRRSTAPAPR; the protein is encoded by the coding sequence ATGAACGGTAATGCCCGGCTCGCCGACATCGCGGCCCAGGCGGGCGTCAGCGAGGCGACCGTCAGCCGGGTGCTGAACGGCAGGTCCGGGGTGTCGGCGAACACCCGCCGGCTCGTCCTCACCGCGCTGGACCTGATGGGCTACGAACGCCCCCAGCGCCTGCGCCAGCGCAGCAACGGCCTGATCGGCCTGGTCACCCCCGAGCTGGACAACCCCATCTTCCCCGCGTTCGCCCAGGCCGTCGAGCGGTCGCTCACCCAGCACGGCTACACCCCCGTGCTGTGCACCCAGAGCCCCGGCGGCGCCCCCGAGGACGAGTTCACCGAGCTGCTGCTCGAACGCGACGTCAGCGGCATCGTCTACGTCTCCGGCCTGCACGCCGACACCACCGCGCGTATGGACCGTTACACCCGGCTCGTCGACCGCGGGCTGCCGATCGTCCTCATCGACGGCTACAGCGAGCGCGTCGAGGCGCCGTTCATCTCGCCCGACGACCGGCTGGCGGCCCGCCTCGCCGTCCGCCACCTCGTCGACCTCGGCCACCGGCGCATCGGCCTCGCCGTGGGGCAGCGGCGCTTCGTGCCCGTCATCCGGAAGATCGAGGGCTTCGCCGCGGCCCTGGCCGACCTGCTCGGCGTCGCCGACTGCGAGCCGTTCGTCCGGCACTCCCTGTTCTCCGTCGAAGGCGGGCAGGCCGCCGCGTCCGCCCTGATCGAGGCCGGCTGCACCGCCATCGTCTGCGCCAGCGACCTCATGGCCCTCGGCGCGATCCGCGCGGCCCGCGACCGCGGCCTGTCCGTCCCCGGCGAGGTCTCGGTGGTCGGCTTCGACGACAGCCCCCTGATCCCCTTCACCGACCCACCCCTCACCACCATCCGCAAGCCCATCGGCCCCATGGCGGTCGCCGCCGTCCAAACCCTCCTGGAGGGCATCGCCGGCGCGCCGCCCAAGAACCTGGAACTCGTCTTCCAGCCCGAACTCATAGTCCGCCGCTCCACCGCCCCGGCCCCCCGCTAG
- a CDS encoding alanine racemase: protein MPDVADPRGAQLFDGTFPLPTAVLLRDELEHNVATMAAYCAAHGVLLAPHGKTTMCPQIIERQLAAGAWAISVATAWQARTVADMGVRRLVLANCIVDPGSLRLLNGVLAAYDDLEIYCHTDSPAALHALENGIDAGLRGRARVLVEIGVTGGRTGLRDDRDALALAARIADGPMVLAGFSAFEGILHGADLADTLTLVDRLLDRLSGVARTAHADGLIGAGPAPIVTVGGSAYFDRVARRLPPALAGTPYRTVLRSGCYVTHDAGGYEALSPFGARPRAPYRLREALRIWAPVLSRPEPTLALAGLGRRDASADDGLPVPRMVRDRTGRITPFDGEVRVTAVNDQHAYLALPADLPLTVGDVVAFGISHPCTTFDKWRVIPVVDADCTVTELAYTHF, encoded by the coding sequence TTGCCCGACGTCGCCGACCCGCGCGGCGCACAGCTCTTCGACGGCACGTTCCCGCTGCCCACCGCCGTGCTGCTCCGGGACGAACTCGAGCACAACGTCGCCACGATGGCCGCGTACTGCGCGGCCCATGGCGTGCTGCTGGCCCCGCACGGCAAGACGACGATGTGCCCGCAGATCATCGAACGGCAGCTGGCGGCCGGGGCGTGGGCGATCAGCGTGGCGACCGCGTGGCAGGCCCGGACGGTGGCCGACATGGGCGTGCGCCGCCTGGTGCTGGCCAACTGCATCGTCGACCCCGGCTCGCTCCGGCTCCTCAACGGCGTGCTGGCGGCCTACGACGACCTGGAAATCTACTGCCACACCGATTCGCCGGCCGCGCTGCACGCTCTGGAGAACGGCATCGACGCGGGCCTGCGCGGCCGGGCACGGGTTCTCGTCGAGATCGGCGTGACCGGCGGACGGACCGGCCTGCGCGACGACCGCGACGCGCTCGCCCTGGCGGCCAGGATCGCGGACGGCCCGATGGTGCTGGCCGGGTTCTCCGCTTTCGAGGGCATCCTGCACGGCGCCGACCTCGCCGATACCCTGACGCTGGTCGACCGGCTCCTCGACCGGCTCTCCGGCGTGGCGCGCACCGCGCACGCGGACGGGCTGATCGGCGCCGGGCCCGCGCCGATCGTCACGGTGGGCGGCAGCGCCTACTTCGACCGGGTGGCACGGCGACTGCCCCCGGCCCTGGCCGGCACGCCGTACCGGACCGTCCTGCGCAGCGGGTGCTACGTCACCCACGACGCCGGTGGCTATGAGGCGCTCTCCCCCTTCGGCGCCCGGCCACGCGCCCCGTACCGGCTCCGCGAGGCGCTGCGGATCTGGGCGCCGGTGCTGTCCCGCCCCGAGCCGACGCTGGCGCTGGCCGGGCTGGGCCGCCGGGACGCCTCCGCCGACGACGGGCTGCCGGTGCCCCGCATGGTGCGCGACCGCACCGGCCGGATCACCCCGTTCGACGGCGAGGTACGGGTGACCGCCGTCAACGACCAGCACGCGTATCTCGCCCTGCCCGCGGACCTGCCGCTCACGGTGGGCGACGTCGTCGCGTTCGGCATCTCCCACCCGTGTACGACCTTCGACAAGTGGCGGGTCATCCCGGTGGTCGACGCCGACTGCACGGTGACCGAGCTGGCGTACACCCACTTCTGA
- a CDS encoding N-acyl-D-amino-acid deacylase family protein: MAYDLWLHGATVLDGTGAPERRLDIGVTSDRITHLAAPGASPGDGVTAAETVDLTGLTLAPGFIDVHTHSDVSLLLDPRGESKALQGVTTEVVGNCGYSAFPVHPARHHLLTDHLARLGDGPAPVTWTGFDGYAEALTGARPAINVAALAGHGALRIAAMDDPYGPATADDVARMRRLLDDALAAGAFGLSTGLTHTPSSLGGPGEVTALAEICAAHDAVYATHARASAGRELAAVDEAVDTARRTGGRLQFSHLALNDPASWGRAADALARFDAAEARGLDVAFDVYPYDASSSALVQYLPEWVQRDGSAGLRRNSGDAAWRRRALGDIRAGFFGGIPWHWDRVVITAAGPYEDLPGSSIAEVARLRRRPPEEVLLDLCVELGSAAQVVLHYRTEADMTAFLAHRLSIVGSDGNALPLRAGAGQPHPRAYGANARVLGRYVRELGVLTWPDAVHKMTAAPAARLGLRDRGRIRPGFVADLVAFDRSVVADRATFERPRQAPVGIALTVVGGRIVVRDGVLGTARPGKVLRHVG, encoded by the coding sequence ATGGCCTACGACCTGTGGCTGCACGGGGCCACCGTGCTGGACGGCACCGGTGCGCCGGAGCGCCGGCTCGACATCGGGGTGACCTCGGACCGGATCACCCATCTGGCGGCGCCAGGGGCCTCCCCGGGCGACGGCGTGACGGCGGCCGAGACCGTCGACCTGACCGGGCTCACCCTCGCTCCCGGATTCATCGACGTCCACACCCATTCCGACGTCAGCCTGCTGCTCGACCCGCGCGGCGAGAGCAAGGCCCTGCAGGGCGTGACCACCGAGGTGGTCGGCAACTGCGGGTACTCGGCGTTCCCGGTGCATCCGGCCCGCCACCACCTGCTGACCGACCACCTCGCCCGCCTGGGCGACGGCCCCGCCCCGGTCACCTGGACCGGCTTCGACGGGTACGCCGAGGCCCTGACCGGCGCGCGACCGGCCATCAACGTGGCCGCCCTCGCCGGTCACGGCGCGCTGCGGATCGCCGCGATGGACGACCCGTACGGCCCGGCCACCGCCGACGACGTCGCCCGCATGCGGCGCCTGCTCGACGACGCGCTCGCGGCCGGCGCGTTCGGCCTGTCCACCGGGCTCACCCACACGCCGTCCTCACTCGGCGGGCCCGGCGAGGTGACCGCGCTCGCCGAGATCTGCGCCGCGCACGACGCCGTCTACGCCACCCACGCCCGGGCCTCGGCCGGCCGGGAACTCGCGGCCGTCGACGAAGCCGTCGACACAGCCAGGCGTACCGGCGGGCGGCTGCAGTTCTCCCACCTCGCGCTGAACGATCCCGCCTCCTGGGGCCGCGCCGCCGACGCGCTCGCCCGCTTCGACGCCGCCGAGGCGCGGGGCCTCGACGTGGCCTTCGACGTCTACCCCTACGACGCCTCGTCCTCGGCGCTGGTGCAGTACCTCCCCGAGTGGGTGCAGCGGGACGGCAGCGCCGGCCTGCGGCGGAACTCCGGCGACGCCGCATGGCGGCGGCGCGCGCTCGGCGACATCCGCGCCGGCTTCTTCGGCGGCATTCCCTGGCACTGGGACCGGGTCGTGATCACCGCCGCCGGGCCGTACGAGGACCTGCCCGGCAGCTCCATCGCCGAGGTGGCCCGGCTCCGGCGGCGGCCGCCCGAGGAGGTCCTGCTCGACCTGTGCGTCGAACTGGGCAGCGCGGCCCAGGTGGTGCTGCACTATCGCACCGAGGCCGACATGACCGCGTTCCTCGCCCATCGCCTTTCGATCGTGGGCTCGGACGGCAACGCGCTGCCGTTACGCGCCGGCGCCGGCCAGCCGCACCCACGCGCCTACGGCGCCAACGCCCGGGTCCTCGGGCGCTACGTGCGCGAACTCGGCGTCCTGACCTGGCCCGACGCGGTGCACAAGATGACCGCCGCCCCGGCGGCCCGGCTCGGCCTGCGCGATCGCGGGCGGATCCGTCCGGGATTCGTCGCCGACCTGGTCGCCTTCGACCGCTCCGTGGTCGCCGACCGGGCCACCTTCGAACGGCCCCGGCAGGCGCCGGTGGGGATCGCGCTGACCGTGGTCGGCGGTCGAATCGTCGTACGGGACGGCGTGCTCGGCACCGCCCGCCCGGGAAAGGTGCTGCGCCATGTGGGCTGA
- a CDS encoding carbohydrate ABC transporter permease, whose protein sequence is MTTQVVDAAAPGPGARGRRPRARGGTRHWYAWAMCAPVVIVTLVLVGYPLARGVYLSLTDATEANMGRTIGMNTIPSTYEFVGLSNYAGIVTSAEFLTRLGWTVTWTVVCVALHYGLGLGLAMLLNRPLRLRSLYRVLLVLPWAVPAFVSAFVWRYLLNGEFGVVNAMLRAAGLGGVDWLDDPLWAKVSVIAVNVWLGVPFMMLALLGGLQAIPRELYEAAEVDGATPWRRFRHITLPGLRPVAGTVVLLGTIWTFNQFPVIYLVTRGGPGGSSEILVTYAYRQAFEGIRNYSGSAAWGVLILALLVVMAVVYRRALRTRGEAW, encoded by the coding sequence ATGACGACCCAGGTCGTTGACGCGGCGGCCCCGGGCCCCGGCGCCCGCGGCCGCCGCCCCCGCGCCCGCGGCGGCACCCGGCACTGGTACGCGTGGGCCATGTGCGCGCCCGTCGTGATCGTCACGCTGGTGCTGGTCGGCTACCCCCTGGCGCGCGGCGTCTACCTGTCGCTCACCGACGCGACCGAGGCGAACATGGGCCGGACGATCGGGATGAACACCATCCCCTCGACCTACGAGTTCGTCGGCCTGTCCAACTACGCCGGCATCGTCACCTCCGCCGAGTTCCTGACCCGGCTCGGCTGGACGGTCACCTGGACGGTGGTGTGCGTCGCCCTGCACTACGGCCTCGGCCTGGGCCTGGCGATGCTGCTGAACCGGCCGCTGCGGCTGCGCTCGCTCTACCGGGTGCTGCTCGTGCTGCCGTGGGCCGTCCCGGCGTTCGTCTCGGCGTTCGTCTGGCGGTACCTGCTCAACGGCGAGTTCGGCGTCGTCAACGCGATGCTCCGCGCCGCCGGGCTCGGCGGTGTCGACTGGCTCGACGACCCGCTCTGGGCGAAGGTGTCGGTGATCGCGGTCAACGTGTGGCTCGGCGTGCCGTTCATGATGCTCGCCCTGCTGGGCGGCCTGCAGGCCATCCCGCGCGAGCTGTACGAGGCGGCCGAGGTCGACGGCGCGACCCCGTGGCGGCGCTTCCGGCACATCACCCTGCCGGGCCTGCGGCCGGTCGCCGGCACGGTCGTGCTGCTCGGCACGATCTGGACCTTCAACCAGTTCCCCGTCATCTACCTGGTCACCCGGGGCGGCCCCGGAGGCTCCAGCGAGATCCTGGTGACCTACGCCTACCGGCAGGCGTTCGAGGGCATCCGCAACTATTCGGGCTCGGCGGCGTGGGGCGTGCTGATCCTCGCGCTGCTCGTCGTCATGGCCGTCGTCTACCGGCGGGCCCTGCGCACGCGAGGGGAGGCGTGGTGA